A single genomic interval of Spirosoma taeanense harbors:
- a CDS encoding metallophosphoesterase family protein: protein MNRRTLLKTAGLLPIAAAPGLITSPALARKLLTRFAYIGDTHITAQLKPMEAIARCLHHAQDQADKPTFMLHGGDVIMDALAQDRDKVTKQWTAWHEVVKADNSLPVEYCIGNHDVWGYENAKNDPLYGKKWAVDQMQISGRYRSFDRNGWHFIMLDSVQPTPEGKWYTGHIDPEQMAWLKQDLAVTDSKTPVLVLSHIPIVSATVFYDKANVKNGNWQIPGSWNHTDAVDLIGLFYQYPNVRACLSGHMHLLDRVEYNGVTYFCNGAVSGNWWNGDTYHETKAGYALFDLYDDGSIERTYLPYA, encoded by the coding sequence ATGAACCGCAGAACCCTTCTCAAAACGGCCGGCCTGCTGCCCATCGCTGCCGCGCCCGGCCTGATTACGTCTCCTGCCTTGGCCCGTAAACTGCTGACCCGCTTTGCCTATATCGGCGATACACACATCACGGCGCAGCTTAAGCCTATGGAAGCCATTGCCCGGTGTCTGCATCATGCCCAGGATCAGGCCGACAAGCCGACGTTTATGCTGCATGGGGGCGACGTGATAATGGACGCGCTGGCGCAGGACCGCGACAAGGTAACGAAGCAGTGGACCGCGTGGCATGAGGTGGTAAAAGCCGACAACTCTCTGCCCGTTGAGTACTGCATCGGCAATCATGACGTATGGGGCTACGAGAACGCCAAAAATGATCCGCTTTACGGCAAAAAATGGGCCGTTGACCAGATGCAGATCAGCGGTCGCTACCGGAGCTTCGATCGGAATGGCTGGCATTTTATTATGCTCGATAGTGTTCAGCCGACCCCCGAGGGCAAGTGGTACACGGGCCATATCGATCCCGAACAGATGGCCTGGCTGAAGCAGGATCTGGCGGTAACGGACTCTAAAACGCCGGTTCTGGTTCTGTCGCATATTCCGATCGTATCGGCAACGGTCTTCTATGATAAAGCCAACGTAAAGAACGGCAACTGGCAGATTCCGGGCAGCTGGAACCATACCGACGCCGTTGATCTGATCGGCCTGTTCTACCAGTATCCCAATGTGCGGGCCTGCCTCAGCGGGCATATGCACCTGCTGGATCGGGTAGAATACAACGGGGTAACGTATTTCTGCAACGGAGCCGTGAGTGGCAACTGGTGGAATGGGGATACCTACCACGAAACCAAAGCGGGTTACGCGCTCTTTGACCTCTACGACGACGGCAGCATCGAACGGACGTATCTGCCCTATGCGTAA
- a CDS encoding HD domain-containing protein, with the protein METIAQLFAQSGQDAYFGEPVTQLEHALQCAQLAEQAGTDADTVVAAFLHDIGHLLPAETADGYMDGYGTIDHERLGADCLRKLGFSEKVAQLIENHVNAKRYLVFKNPDYFARLSEASLKTLVFQGGPMTTDEAAAFERNPYFREILQVRGWDEQAKIPGLPTQGVDYYLDLCRRQRN; encoded by the coding sequence ATGGAAACCATTGCCCAACTTTTTGCCCAAAGCGGCCAGGACGCTTATTTCGGGGAGCCTGTTACGCAGCTTGAACACGCGCTGCAGTGCGCCCAACTGGCCGAACAGGCCGGAACGGATGCCGACACCGTCGTAGCGGCTTTCCTGCACGACATTGGTCACCTGCTGCCCGCCGAAACCGCCGATGGCTACATGGATGGCTACGGTACGATTGACCACGAACGGCTGGGAGCCGACTGCCTGCGGAAACTGGGCTTTTCGGAAAAGGTCGCGCAGTTGATCGAGAACCATGTAAACGCCAAACGGTACCTGGTTTTTAAGAACCCGGATTACTTCGCCCGCCTGTCGGAAGCCAGTCTGAAAACGCTGGTCTTTCAGGGAGGGCCAATGACGACCGACGAAGCCGCTGCGTTTGAACGTAACCCGTATTTTCGCGAAATTCTTCAGGTGCGGGGCTGGGATGAACAGGCCAAAATACCGGGTCTACCCACGCAGGGCGTGGACTACTACCTTGATTTATGCCGTCGGCAACGCAATTGA
- a CDS encoding phosphoesterase → MSNSFYFFFLLLTLPAFAQKTYTTLQVPGRAEFCSIDPAGKSVLPSGRYVSPAGNTIRVTNDPFGMALAPNGQRAVLLHDGVLTVMDLTKAPKAIRVPDYAGTIPPVLKGGSFLGVAFAPDNRTAYLSNGDKGRVLVFDTDALRLVDSISLDGNGYEDSFTSDLLLNGNELLVLDRANFRLVRIDRATQRITASIPTGRQPFGLALSPDRKLAFVANVGLYVYPKVPGVTRTNKDTMALKFPPYAAHTKESAEGVEAEGRRIPGLGSPLADEAMSVWTVDLATNKVVNRFKTGVQIGEMIEEAEVVGGASPNSVAVGGRYAYVSNATNDNLSVIDYRTRKLAGTISLRIDPKLDRYRGLMPFGLTLTADQKTIYVALLALNAVAVVDVPTRRVRGLIPTGWGPTRVALSPDEKTLYVTSARGYGAGPNGGQSFVKPPQGTYIGDIQLGTFQAIPVPTLVQLAVYTKQVLANTYQTVALTDNGRNPLPVLPKTRLSPIKHIVYITKENRTYDEVLGQLATGRGDSTLARFGTGVTVRSRIATSRGTSGRTNDQPGDTVRITAADISPNHVHIARQFAFSDNFYCDSDASIHGHHWMMGTIPNEWVEANAASEGRFDAFSKAPGRRFPKTTGAIDPEDYNEIGGLWEALERNRVSFFNFGEANEYAGSVEEWTTTQFGAAQSVVFPMPKAVYPHTSRNYAGYNTNIPDQYRMEQFEQEFTAKWLNGKQTMPQLVTVMIPNDHGASPRPDFGYPYLHSYMADNDLALGRILHFLSRTKYWKNMLVVVTEDDPQGGVDHIDAHRSLLMLAGPYVKRGYVSHTHANFGSILKVIYNILGVGYVNQYDLTASLLQDFFTDKPDFRPYDVVLPDGRIFDPQQAMKPYKKPFDWRKIQKGPEMDDRADQRAEHYRQQNEGN, encoded by the coding sequence ATGAGCAACTCCTTCTACTTTTTTTTCCTCCTGCTTACCCTTCCCGCCTTCGCTCAGAAGACGTACACAACGCTGCAGGTGCCCGGTCGTGCGGAGTTCTGCAGCATTGACCCGGCTGGTAAATCGGTATTACCCAGCGGACGCTACGTTAGTCCGGCGGGTAATACGATCCGCGTGACCAACGATCCATTCGGGATGGCACTCGCACCCAACGGTCAGCGCGCCGTTTTGCTGCACGACGGCGTTCTGACGGTGATGGACCTGACAAAGGCCCCGAAGGCCATCCGCGTGCCTGACTATGCCGGTACGATCCCCCCTGTGCTGAAAGGCGGTTCATTTCTGGGCGTTGCCTTTGCACCCGACAACCGCACGGCCTACCTCAGCAATGGCGACAAAGGGCGCGTGCTGGTTTTTGATACCGATGCACTTCGACTGGTGGACAGCATTAGCCTGGATGGCAACGGCTACGAAGACAGCTTTACGTCGGACCTGCTGCTGAACGGCAATGAACTGCTGGTACTCGACCGGGCCAATTTCCGGCTCGTCCGGATTGACCGGGCCACCCAGCGCATTACGGCCTCAATTCCAACCGGACGGCAGCCGTTCGGGCTGGCTCTCAGCCCCGACCGGAAGCTTGCTTTTGTGGCGAACGTGGGTCTGTATGTGTATCCGAAAGTGCCGGGCGTAACCAGAACCAACAAAGACACGATGGCCCTGAAATTTCCACCCTACGCGGCTCATACGAAAGAGTCGGCCGAGGGAGTTGAAGCCGAAGGGCGACGGATTCCGGGACTGGGCAGTCCGCTGGCCGACGAGGCCATGAGCGTCTGGACAGTAGACCTGGCAACGAATAAGGTTGTTAATCGCTTCAAGACCGGCGTGCAGATTGGTGAGATGATTGAGGAGGCCGAAGTGGTTGGCGGGGCCTCGCCCAACTCAGTGGCCGTGGGGGGGCGCTATGCCTACGTCTCCAACGCAACCAACGATAACCTCTCGGTGATTGATTACCGAACCCGCAAACTGGCAGGCACAATTTCGCTCCGTATCGACCCAAAGCTGGACCGCTACCGGGGCCTGATGCCGTTCGGACTGACGCTGACCGCCGACCAGAAAACGATTTACGTCGCCCTGCTGGCGCTCAACGCCGTTGCCGTCGTGGATGTTCCGACCCGTCGGGTCCGGGGCCTGATTCCTACGGGTTGGGGACCAACGCGCGTGGCGCTTTCTCCCGACGAAAAAACGCTTTACGTTACGTCTGCCCGGGGCTACGGTGCCGGGCCGAACGGTGGGCAGAGTTTCGTGAAACCCCCGCAGGGAACATACATCGGCGACATTCAGCTCGGCACGTTTCAGGCCATCCCGGTGCCCACACTGGTTCAACTGGCGGTTTATACAAAGCAGGTGCTGGCCAACACCTATCAGACCGTTGCGCTCACCGACAACGGCCGGAATCCGCTGCCGGTGCTGCCTAAAACGCGGCTGTCGCCAATCAAACACATTGTATATATCACCAAGGAAAACCGCACCTACGATGAAGTGCTGGGGCAACTGGCAACCGGCCGGGGCGATTCGACGCTGGCGCGGTTCGGGACGGGCGTAACGGTGCGGAGCCGGATTGCGACCAGCCGGGGCACCAGCGGCCGGACGAATGACCAGCCCGGCGATACGGTACGGATTACAGCCGCCGACATTTCGCCCAACCACGTTCACATTGCCCGCCAGTTTGCCTTCTCCGATAATTTCTACTGCGATTCGGATGCCAGTATCCACGGACACCACTGGATGATGGGTACTATCCCGAACGAGTGGGTAGAGGCCAATGCTGCGTCGGAAGGGCGATTCGACGCCTTTTCGAAAGCGCCCGGCCGGCGGTTTCCGAAAACGACCGGTGCCATCGACCCCGAAGATTACAACGAAATTGGCGGGCTGTGGGAAGCCCTGGAGCGAAACCGGGTTTCGTTTTTCAACTTCGGCGAGGCCAACGAGTATGCCGGGTCGGTGGAGGAGTGGACTACCACGCAGTTCGGTGCTGCGCAGTCGGTGGTGTTTCCGATGCCCAAGGCCGTCTATCCGCACACTTCGCGCAATTATGCGGGCTACAACACGAACATCCCCGACCAGTACCGGATGGAGCAGTTTGAACAGGAGTTCACGGCAAAATGGCTTAACGGTAAACAGACTATGCCGCAGCTCGTTACGGTCATGATTCCGAACGATCATGGCGCCAGCCCGCGTCCGGATTTCGGTTACCCGTATCTGCACTCCTACATGGCCGATAACGACCTGGCGCTGGGCCGGATTCTGCACTTTCTGTCGCGCACCAAATACTGGAAGAACATGCTCGTGGTTGTTACCGAAGATGACCCGCAGGGGGGCGTTGATCACATTGATGCGCACCGCTCGCTGCTGATGCTGGCCGGGCCGTATGTCAAACGCGGGTACGTGTCGCATACGCACGCCAACTTTGGCTCCATCCTCAAAGTGATCTACAACATCCTGGGCGTTGGCTACGTGAACCAGTACGATCTGACGGCCTCGCTGCTGCAGGATTTCTTTACCGACAAACCCGACTTCCGGCCGTACGATGTCGTCCTGCCTGATGGGCGTATTTTCGATCCGCAGCAGGCGATGAAACCCTACAAAAAGCCATTCGACTGGCGTAAAATCCAGAAAGGCCCGGAGATGGACGACCGCGCTGACCAGCGGGCCGAGCATTACCGGCAGCAGAACGAAGGCAACTAA